The window ctacacatatgcatcaaacgtAATAACTCGAACATGTTTAAATCACTTCTCCTAATTGTATACAATACCTTTAAGTACTGCACAGCGAGGGGCTCGAGTCGACGAAGATGTGAGTTGTGTAGAAACGTGCATTGTGCGCAAAACCGCAATGCCTCGAGACTTCTGCTCAGCCATTCGTAAAATCTTGAGAGTACATTCACCTCCACACAAAGAATTCCTGGATGCCGTGAAAGTGCCGTACAAAATGTTTTACGTTCTCCTTTTATTTACAAAACATGTCTCAACACAGTGGCAATAGAGTGCCGCAAAGACGTTCGGATTATCTCTTTAAAAAGGGGATTTATTGTTGTCCTTTAATatcgaaaacaaacaaacaaacaaacaatctatAGTTTGTTACTTTCCAAGAACTATTtccttccttttgttttcttgtgctCTTGAAAACAGCTTTTAAAATTAAAGATAAACCATCCGTACAGTGTACATTCCCCCGCCTTCTGCAAACCTTTACAAACCAATATATTCTATTCTTTTTCCTGTATAGTTGTGGAACTACGAATTCTTTACAACTTAAAGGGGTTACCAGAATATTCAACgctttttctttccatgcaGGTCATAAAAACAtgttagaagatgaaaatgtatgatAGTAAAGTAATTAATTCACATAGGTAATGGctcatgtatacattgtattctgGGACATTGTGCGTCGTACCATGAAGTTTAAATGAAGACTGTTGCAAATGTGTAACAATATTGTATTACAATGATAAActcacagatacagacacacacgcacgctCACATATAGtatacatatttacattatatattatatataattatactattatgtaaatatatgaatTAGGCATACTGTGTCTATTTATGAATCATACATCGGATGTACTTAACGCGCTGTTGCACTCACGATGAGGTAAGAATGTGGTTAACaaattcaattatttatcacGTAAAGTGAAAGACTGAAAGCGATGTTCAAGATATTACACACTTTAGATAGTGCGAATAGTAAGGCAAAAACGGAGCAAACTCAGTGCGTCTAGGCTCCTTGGCATGTAGTTCTCCAGGTAGTCTGTTCTCATAGATTGAAAAGATTTGATTTCGTCGCAGTGGAACagaactgaaaaagaaaaatatgtgactATCTTAGTGACGGGTTTGAGATGATGTAAATTCACATTAAATTGGTTTATATACTAAGCATTTCTTATGAGTTCATCTCAAAATTACAACAAGAACTAGATTATTGCATAAAATTGCTCGCAAGACTTTTAAGGAGAGAAGAGAGCCGCTTACAAGTAGTACTAGGCATTGAGTACGTAGGGAGACAtatgaatacatgaaaaaaaaaaaaacaacgtacAAACAATATGTATAATTGCTCCGAGACTGGAAAACAAAACCGTTTACAAGTAGTACTATGCTGAGTACTTAGGGAGACATAATTATgcatacatgaagaaaaaaaaacgtacAAACGATATGTATCTTATGGATCAATCAATGCTGTGGTTGTCAACACAGCTTTACAGAATAAACGTTGTAACTCACAACTAACGTTTGTAAGAAGTCATTTCTTATCTctgcatctacatgtatgtatattctactgacatgaatattcatcattgCACAGATATCGTCATCGTATGCAGATCTGAAGTACCGCCAATCGCTCCCACCCCATGTTTTCGCTGTGGCCGACAAGGCGTACAGCTCCATGCGTCGAACGGGTATCAGACAGTGCTGTGTGATCAGCGGAGAGAGTGGAGCGGGGAAGACCGAAACTGCGAAATACGTCATTGGGCATATCATTAGTCACTGCAACAGCCAGAAGGCAAACCTCCAGGAGAAAATCCTCCAGGTATGTATTTCTGTCGAGTGTCAATTCTATCATTCCTCATACTGAATCAAGGATGAACTGAAGGTTTCTTCTCAGTGGAGTTTATAAAGCTAGCGAGCGACATCCCTTGCCTTCAAAATACACCTTGCACTTGGACCTTGCATCAAATGTCGAACAGACTAGTAGGACATAATCAATCAGATATAATTTATACTGAATCATTATTCCACAATTGTGCTGCTAGCTGTTCAGCCAAGGAAAATGGATCCCAATTTCCTCAGATAATGCGCGATTGTATGGTCTATAGAAGTCGTATAATTCCTTCAGGGCATCATCAGAGACGTTTGGATGAGGGCGCCCTTTTCCTGGTTGCATGCATCGGAAATCTGGCCTTTCTGTCACGTTGGCGCAGAAGAAACCGCGCTCTACGTCCCGGATGAAATGTGAACGCGCGTAAAACGTCGGCAAACCTAAGAAGCGCTCAATGTCTCGCATAATGGGAAATGGATCATCTGCAAAGGCGTTCCCGTCTATGAAATAAAACTGTTTGCGCCGATATACACTGAGCACAGACCGGATACTCTCAATGTATTTACTTTGCTGAATTATGCgcttttcactttcaagttgGTGGGTTTCTGGGTTGAAGACCGTCCTTTCAAAGGTGTCCCGGAATATGTCGCCCTTGAACGTGTGTTCAAACGGCTCACTGGTATTCGTTGGTGCCCCTAAATGTGTGAGGTCGTGTATGTAGTCCGAGACTGCTCTTTGTACAGGGTCTCGAAGAATGACGAGGAACTTGGCGTCTTTGGGTAGTACAGGTTTCAGGGCGAGGAAGATCCTTCGGTAGCCAATCAGGAACTGCGGGTTCTCCGTCATGGGGAGTTGATATTGACTGGAGAGAGGCATCTGACTCACCCATTCGCTGACGGACGCATTATCGACATCATCGGCGGGAAATTTCAGCTCGTGAGATATGGAGACCGCTGGATGAAGGTCGAGGAATCGGCTGAGTGTCCCCGTGCCGCATTTCTTGTAGCCAACTACCATAGCACGCGGGATCCTCCGCTTGCATTGCCTCACAACCCAGAACGCTTCCGGCAACGGTCGCTTGAAAGAAGGATAGTATACGTAGCACTGCTTAATGTCGGCGGCTCTTGAAGGAGTGCTGTCCGTTCCCGCGCTGTGTGCACTCGAGTTATAATCCAGCGAAATTCCTCGGGTTATGCTGTGTTCTGGCACGTGTTGAGAAAGTGCAGTGGACTTGTTCAGGTTATGCTCATCTCCGCTGACGAAAGGGGTATTCAATAGCACTGTACCAAGGAAACTTTTTGATGTGCTCAAGTCAGAGTAACTCAGGAGGGTGAAGATAGCCACACACGAGATGACGATGATAGGAAACTGATATCTAACCATACTGGAAAAGGTTGATTTTCTCGAGCTACCAAAAACACTCGTCGCAGTGTAAAAACGGAAATGCTCTGGCTGCCCTGCCGAGTATCCCAAATGTATATTTGCTCAGCATAAGCTCGGTAGCTAAGTGAAGTATTTGATAAGCGCCTCGCTGGGAAATGTTTGTCGCGGAGCTTTGCGTATGAAGGTCCAAGTTCGTTTCCGAAGGTGCACGACAATAACGTGTCAAAGCATAACGTTTGTTTTACCCCGTGTTTTACTCGAGTATTTGTAAGTCTATGAGTTGACGGTACGAGAACCTTGTACATCAGGTTCCTGTAAGGAATTGGTTAAATGGTATCGTGCAGCCAGCAGTGCAGTGACGTAATTGTTCAACTGCGTCATTTACTTACTTGGCGCCACTTTAGGCAAGCAAACCGACAGAATGACGAATTgcgttttcaaaaaaaaaaaaaaaaaatcccatctggCTGAGTGCGTGTGTGGAAGCGACCGACCTCTGTTCCCATGCACGTTAAACAAGCCTCAAAATACAGCAACATCATCAGGGCTGGACGAAGTACGAAATTGCATGAACACCAACAAAAGAGAACACTCAAGCAGTGAGAGCCTTGGATAGCAAACAGGTGTATGAAATGATCACTCAGATTTTGTCAGACAATGTTCAATCTTGCTCAGTTTCCTTGGTTATTTTTCGTCCTCCCTCGGCTTTTGTAGAATCGTTCATCTTGGATCATTAGTCCTGTGACGAgtttttacacacaaacacacacttttttcattatgtacacacgtacgtacatgtacacacaagtacGCGTATACGCATACTCAtccgcacgcacacacacacacacacttgtacgCACCGGCACAAAGAAATGGTTAAGCAAACATGAAGTGATGTCAGCCGTTATGTCTAAGACAGTGTCCATCTCGAATCTTTACAACAGTCAGTTGTACAGCCTTTCTTTTTCAGTTAGTTAACTTCATTCTGATATAATTATAAGTACCTGCAGCTGCCTTAAAGGGAGGTGTGATAAAATGAACGCTGATAATTAGACCTGATACGAATCACATTCTTTCCAGATACTGAAATTCTTCGTTTAGCCTAACAAACACTTCAAACTCTAAATGAACTTCTCGACCAGTGatgacaaaatataaaacataaaaccTTGTTATCTttctttgattgctttttttcaAAAGCCTACACCTAACCGTCTATACCAAGATAGATGGGAGGCTACGAATCATAGAATCTAGTGTATTTGCTTCCAATTAAAGTAGAATCTGAAGATGAATAGGTGTGTTTTCTGTAATGATAACAGTATAATCGACATCATTAGAATGTGAAGTCAATGTTTTTTACTTATCCCTTCGTCGACACTTCCGCGTGTTTATTCAGCTGTCGAGATACAAGCAGTGTGGAATGTGTTGCCGGAACAagccgagattttttttttttttgtttattcacaACTACTATCGATCTACAGAAATTTGCTCTATGAAAGCAATAAATGTGCAAAGAGACGGAAATTTAGAACGATTGGGAAATTgtttgtctaaaaaaaaaaaaaaaactggtcaAAACATGTTCGTTTCTTGCGGTTTGGGTTGTTATGTCAATGTAATGTCTTCACGAGCTTCTATCCTCGTAGGTTTCATTAAGTCATTGGCCGCCATCTCGATAGTTGGTGTCATCGTTTGTAGCAGAGGCAGtcgacatttttttaaaatcaacaaTCAAAAAGAATGCATACGTCTGTGGCCAACATTTCATGCGAACTTCACCTTACATGGAACAATACGTTTAGGAATTATAAGGAGATATGAATATGTTTACGAAATCGCATGTGATTTTTCTGCCCCGAGTGTCACACATAATGGGCTTTCATATCTAGATGTatgcaaataaaacatgaacaaCATTGTAATTTGCAAAGCGATCGATTGAGCAATCAAGAGGATCATGACTATTGGTAGAGGTGAGCAACGAGCTGATGTGGAGATAGTTTGTTAGAACAGAACGTCCATCAAATCGCTAAATACACAATTTAGTAGTGACTGTATTGAAACTGTAAAGCTAACAGACGTTTTAAAATAGACAGAACTACTTATCATGAACGGAGTTGTATAATCCATTCCCTTATTTCTACTACAAACATGCTGTCATTGTAGTTATGCCGGGCAAGcctcgaaaaaaaaacccttcgtGCTGTCGGAGAGCCATGTAACTACACCTAACACAAGAAAGGTGTTAGAAATGGAGTGGAATCTATCTACCAATTTGCGTGTAGGTTCTATACAGCATGACATTTGAATGCTTAGCTATGCTCTGGCTTTGAAGTTCGGTGCTCCAAGCCGGTCTTCCATATAGTTTGGAtacgggggaaaaaagaagaggttGTATGGGGTTTAACAATTTCAAGCTGTATTTCagagaaaatgttgaaatcctgTATGGAATAGAAATCGTTGATGTGATTTCCTTTGTGTAGGTGAACCCTCTACTTGAGGCTTTTGGAAACGCACAGACGGTCATGAACGATAACTCGAGTCGGTTTGGAAAATTTCTCGAGCTGCAATTCACCGAGGATGGCCAAGTAGCAGGAGGTAAGTTGACAGGCAGACGCTGATGTCATCAGGGAGTGGCGTCAACTCTTTTCTTctattcttcttctcctcctcctcctcctcctcctcctccagacctcctccttcttcgtcttctttctcttcttccccTTCTTGCTTACTTCTTTTCGCTTCTTCGttcttttttatgtgtttgaTCATGTTCCTTCTTGTGTATGCGCGTGTTTGTCTTATGAACAGGTGTATGAATGATTAAAAACTGTAGCAATAATCATTTGCAATCATGATATAAAAGAATGATGTGTACAAGGAAAAAATGTACGAAGATGGAATATCATAGGTTACTATCTTCCAAAGATATGTAGACAATTCCCATCAAGTCTATAAACTCGTCATCAATGGATTCACTAACGAAAAACGAGGGCTAACATGACACTTGTTTTTGATCGCTTGCTCCACGAACCAGCCCGAATAGACACGTACCTGCTGGAGAAGTCTCGAGTGGTATCCCAGGGAGCTGGAGAGAGGAACTTCCACGTCTTCTATTATTTGTTCGCCGGACTGACGGAGCAACAGCTCGTGGGTCTTCTCCTCACACCACCGGAGAAACACAGGTGGGTGCACCTCATacctcgaaactgacgagtcaTATAGCAAACAGCCCACGTCGAGCCCGGGCCACGAGTTATATATTACGTGAACAAGCCAGGTTCGACATcaactaaaaagaaaataataaaaatagggCCACGACCTGTACGCGGTCTACGAGCTAGACACAAGGTAAATAAGACCCGTGAATTCTACACCAGGCAAACACAGACCACGAGCTTGCCacgaggcaaaaaaaaaaaaaagcttgataTCAAAATCACGGGGCGTATACTTTAGTATCGAGCTTGTAGACCTTATTCGCCCAGTGTCGAGTTCGTGGGCCTTATTTACCTAGTGTCTAGTTCATCGACCTGTTTTACTTCGTGTCTGTCTGTAATGGACCTGTTTTACTTGGCGTCTAGCTCGTGGGCCACATAACTCGTCACGGTTGGTATCGAACTCATGGGATGACCCACAGGTCGGTGGGAAAAGTAAGTAAGAATCAAAAATTGAAGAGGAGTATTCATGGTCGAAGACGGATTTCATTTTAGAATTGCAGCTTACCATTGTCTTTGTGTTACGGAACGTTAGGAGGTTTTCTTTCAAACGATAGAATTTATTGATTTCTGGAagcaacataattatacagaggatggataaaatacataattattacttCAACACCATATCAAGCCATTTCTTTGGTACAGACAATTTAAACACTTATCtgtgtgttggtttttttttttcatttttttttcaaatattcaagTAACTCCTTactaacaaaaatacaataaagGGATAtactataataattatgttttctaCCATCAATGCACAATACATAAACTCATTATAAATGCTATTTATTATCCGATGGATATCATGCCGAGAACTATTTATAGTATCTTTATTTCTATCATGCATGCAAAGGGTACACAATAATGCAGACAAATGGCTGTACCCAACCAAAAATGGTTTGCCAAGGACCTACGAAAGCAGCTGATTATGACCAGCCCGACTCCGTAGTGgacacaaaaatatgttttcattaacataattgttcataattattcaatGAGTGAAATCTTGCTTTAGTGTAagaatgaatgacaaaagtgttAAGCTTTGTCCACTTTACTCGAAATGACCAACCATGGACCCGGGCCGCCTTCACATTCATACACTCAATTCCTCGACTCAGTTTTAGTACGGAAGATGTTAATCATCGTGGTAGTAACTGAAAGGAAATAAAGTTGATCTTTTGTCCCACGAAGTGAGGTAAACTATGCAGTcgtttcttttgtgttttgaaCAAATTTAACAATAAagtatttctttgtctttgttcGGCTTTGGTGTTCATTTTTGGCAGGACTCTGAACAGTTCTGGAGCGAGAAACATCTATACGAGCGAAGAGGAATTTATGCACTGTCAGCGGGCGTTCGACGATCTCCAGGAAATCATGGAACTCGTCGGCTTCACGCAAGAGGTAGGCCGTGACGCCGAAAGCTACATACATAGCGCCACCGTACggtgaaagaaacaaaataggATATAGTAGTTTTCTAAAGCTGCGcttctcaacctttttttttttcaaccagaGGCCCACTTTGGCTCCTTACAATTTGGGGAAAGGGGCAATGCATGGCGCTTGGCAAGGATTTcgaatggaggggggggggggggtggggtcagGGCGttgaggagggggaggggttcgCCGGGAAGTAAGGCTGATAGGCGAAGCTGTTCTGCGTCTGCAAACGATGCTATACTTGGGATCGATTTTCAAGAGCAGCAATTGGAATGCCATTGGATTATTGTATCAAAGAACACGACCGATCTGGAGATCGAGGACCTTGGgtcattcgaaaaaaaaaacaacacaacaaagcAATATCTCAATAATTCTTCAAAATCTGAGTCAGTAAACATCAGGAAGATCTAAGACGGCCTTTGCTTTACTCGTTGGTATCATTTTCTCGCCAATGTGACTTGAAAATGTACTACATAAAACAATATTGATATCGGATATCAGAGGTATGGTTCTTTCTTATCTATATTATTAACctcgttaccatggttactttGCCAGGACATTATGATGACCTACCGTCTGCTGTCGGCCGTCATCCAGATCGCTGACATCGTGTTCGCCTTGGACGAAGAGACGGGTGGCTCCTACATCGTCGACGAATACGTGCTGAAAGTCGGTAGGTGGCGCCCTCTGTTCATAGAAAGCCCCCATTGCTCCGCGGTGTGAGACAATGTAGAACGATATCGGGTTTTTTCCCTATCTACCGAACAATCACACTTTCTTTAGAATGTTTCCAGCCACCACATTGTTTTAGACTAAGGatacacaaaaaaagaatgaaaatgacgacatattttgagttttccatCTTTAGAGGTGGCTTTTTCCCTAATCCACGAAAcccacttgaaaaaaaaaagtgacgatAAGTGTGCGTTTCCTCAGTCTGCATACGATGCCGTTTGATTTCAACTTACTTCCAAGCAAAActcaaaaacaaagcaaaacaaaaatatctttgaTCCCTTGTGTGAATTTGTTTCATAACTATTTCGCTCTCTGTATACTCTGTGTATAAGTATTATTGTTGCGAACAGttaacaaaacagaaagaatgTTCTATGATAAGTGGCTAAGCCGATTTACACCTTTCAACAACTATTGGCTCTCTGTTTTTTACAACTATTATTGAAGAAAGCATAAAGGTAAGAGTCCagtcaaacaaagaaaggaTGAATTTATGACGCTTAATATAAACTTTTCCATTTTCCCCTCCCTAAAGTCTCGACACTCCTAGGAATCGACGCGGCAAACCTCGCTACTGCACTCATCTCAAATGTAGTAGAAGCCAGAGGTAAGACACGATGATTGAACattgttcattttgttgtttctggcagaaatgtgaaatatttttagtgtatagatacttTTAGTAACTTAAATCTTATTCAGTCACATAATTTCAAGAGAAGTAAACCTCTGTGTAGCATCGCAATCCAAAACAAATGAGAAATTGTTTATATGGAGCTCGGACACAATGGACAGATGTTTATGTTACAGATGTccataatacaaagtaattcaTACGATTAACCCCAATGACTCTTCGTACAATTTTTTGCTTGAAAATCTCGAAGCCTTTGATTCAGTTTACAATTACAATTTCTAACAATTTCCTTTCAGATATAGGTGACGAAAGTATCTTATAGCACTGTTTTCTTTGTACATAAATGCATATTTTGGTCATTTTGAACAAAGCTGACAATGGCATTTTCCTGTTGCATCTTTTTATCGTTATCTATTTCGTTATCATTTCATTGTCATGCAGTCAATTGTTtgattgtgtatttgtttgtttgtttttttgttcattcgcttgttcatatgtttgtttatttgtattttcatattttacttttgcgACATGCCATTGTTACGGTATTGATTTCATTCCATCACGGTATCAATGGAGACTAAGTTTGATAACGATTTGATTGACCTTGCTTTTAGGAAATCGTTTAATAAAACATCACTTTTGAAAAAGATCACTAACCACTACTTGTCGAACAATGATTTATAGACAATGCTGACAATATGATTTGCTCGTTTGACAGGTGAACAGATCGTGACACTGAAGACCGTCGACCAGGCCAACGACGGGCGCGACGCTCTCGCCAAGGCTCTCTACAACAAGCTCTTCAACTGGATCGTCCAGCAGATCAACGTCCTCCTCGCACCCGACGCCGAAAGTCCGTAAGTGAAGATGCCGAGGCGGTATATAGCTGTCTTTTCGGTGCGGCACGACCCTCGTCGTCCTGTCGAAACGCTTCCTTACCGTTTTTGTTGAAAGTCGAGACCGCCCTCTTTAGGCTGAACTGAATAGCTTATCAATAATAGTACAATCTTGAGTAAAAGAGCGACTTAAGATCATGAGATCTTGGTTCCTTCAGACGATGGAAGAGACAGATTCTTGAACAATGAAAgatgaagaaagggagagaaagatcTCGTCTGACAATAATGATCTCTAGCATCCCAAATACTACATTAGTTAAAGGCACATAGACTCGGTGGTTTAGTCGAATACGTACACGGGCAGACGGCGCAAGTTTCCAACAGACACCTGTGGCACTTACGCTTAATATAATATCCATTTCCAGTCCGGGTCTACGCATCTCTGACAAGTTGCCGGTTTGCAACCACTGTATACCAGTCAATTAATTCCAAAAGAATGGTGTTGAGGTATTCAACTGAAACGCTGAGCTTACTAAACTAGTACCAATTAGAAAACCTCTACCGTACTATGAACTCTCTTCTATGTAGAAAGGAAGGCatacatcaaagaaagacaaatGTTTAGCAGCCTTACGCATGGTATTACATgctttaaaaagataaaaatcttACTTGTTGGTTTGCTTGGGTGCTTTTAACCCCTTTCAGTGGAACCAAGGGGTATGAGATCGGAATCTTGGATATCTACGGCTTCGAGAACTTCGAGACCAACAGCTTCGAACAAATGTGTATTAACTTGACGAACGAACAGCTCCAGTACTACTTCAACCAGCGGATCTTTGCATGGGAGCTGGCCGAGTACGCCGGGGAAGGCATTCCCAAGCACGCGGTCTCCTACCAGGACAACAAGCCAGTTCTGGATCTCTTTCTAGCGGTATGCATGTGAAAGATCAGACTAGAGTTGCTGTTTATAAATATTGAAGTCTAGGGATATTTTCAGCAAGCAGTCGTTATATATATTAGCATATTACTTCATAGGTCTGAAAGTGATATGTCATTTTAAGCAGACCTCTCTTTTTATTTAAACGAATATTCAGAAAGGACCAGTCATAAAATAATTGTGAGTTTGCTGCAGTCCTGTCATCAAATGTCAGTAATTATTGTTCATTAACGTCCTACCGCATTCATTGGCTTTAGGCTGTACCATCGGCTGGTTCCACGAACATGGTAGCCTCTCTGATGTCGGATTTCTAAGACGACAATAGGATAGCAACTTCATCTTGCTAGAATAGAAACTTTTTGTAGCAAGAGCCAATCACGTAGCTGAATTTATGTCCTCACCATGACATTTGCCACTGCAGCAAAAGTTGCTataaacaaaacttttttttttttttgaaatggggTGCAGACTTGTCTGTAAAGATGACTGTCCTTCACGTCCTTAATTCACTTATCCCAGCTATCAAGACCTGTGTCGTTTATCAAATCACTGATGGAGGTTGGTCGACTTCTGCCTCTTCATACAGTACAATGTTTAGGCAGTACCCTATTCAGGAGTGCAACGTGAGGGGACTAGCAGATATAAACGCAAGCCACgagaaataaacaataaacCGCATGGGTACGCAAAAGACCGTTATGTAATGACATGTTTGGGTTTGATATCCATTCTTGTTTGAATCATCCTTTCTCCGCCTTTATTCTCCCCCTGCTAATATTTCTATATTAGAAACCTCTCGGTCTTCTCTCCATCCTGGACGAGGAGTCTAGGTTCCCGAAAGCCAGTGACGTCACTTTTGTGACGAAATGTTCGTCCAATCACACCAAGAATGCCAACTTTCTCATGCAGAAGAAGAACAAAGGAAACACGACGATCTTTGGGATCAGACACTTCGCATCTGATGTGAGTTCCAACTGCCTTGGACGCCCGTCCAACCTCGACCCCTTCATTTCTCTGTCTCTGGATTGAACCCGCAAcagatgtgatgtgatgtgatgtgatgtgatgtgatgtgatgtgatgtgatgtgatgtgatgtgatgtgatgtgatgtggtgtggtgtggtgtggtgtggtgtggtgtgatgtgatgtgatgtgatgtgatgtgatgtgatgtgatgtgatgtgatgtgatgtgatgtgatgtgatgtgatgtgatgtgatgtgatgtgatgtgatgtgatgtgaggtgatgtgatgtgatgtgatgtgatgtgatgtgatgtgatgtgatgtggtgtggtgtggtgtggtgtggtgtggtgtggtgtggtgtggtgtgatgtgatgtgatgtgatgtgatgtgatgtgatgtgatgtgatgtgatgtgatgtgatgtgatgtgatgtgatgtgatgtggtgtggtgtggtgtggtgtggtgtggtgtggtgtggtgtggtgtggtgtggtgtggtgtggtgtggtgtgatgtgatgtgatgtgatgtgatgtgatgtgatgtgatgtgatgtgatgtgatgtgatgtgatgtgatgtgatgtgatgtgaggTGATGTgattatatgatatgatatgatgatatatgatatgatatgatatatgatatgatatgataaacatagaatagaatagaataaattaaaataaaataaaataaaataaaataaaataaaatagaataaaataaaataaaataagaatggaatggaatggaaaagAAGACAAGAGAAGAGAAGAGTCATACAACATACAATACATTGCAATATGATTTGATATGACTTACATAATATATGGCGCCCACATTCAATGACATTCATGTTGCTAGATCTGGTACGACTCGACGGGCTTTCTAGAGAAGAACCGCGACACGTTCAGCAGCGTGCTCTCTGAGTGCATGGCCAACTCACAGAATGGACTCGTGCAGTTTCTCTTCAGCAAACAGACGGACCAGAAGTAAGTTTAAACTGTAAATATGATGGAAAACGAGTCCCTGCAAAAGACTGGTCTCTACTTCTAGATCTGTTTTGAATCGAGTTCATTGTCTTTGTTGGCCTccatgttacttttttttttccacagagaAGTTTTATTCACTTTTCCACATTCACgtacaaataaatgacacaaCGTGATGATacattataaaaacaaataatacgaTTTCACAGGTTATGAGATTGCATTCTTGCTACATACGAAGACCACAAGTGCTTTGACAATCCACCCTTGCAAAGTTCCATACCGAGCTAATATCCTCATGATTGAACTAAAACATTGCCCTTTGAAGACgtaaaacgaacaaaaaaagcAATAGAAAACCTTGATTTTCATCTAAGAAAAATGTGCTGCTTTTTATAGCATACTGTCTGCATTCAACACACAAATTATCCAGACGTGTACACTTGAAAACCATTTTCACTTTAGTTTTACCCAGTACAATCTTGATGAGTGATGAAGAGCATTTCCCTCCATTTTAATTTCATCCTTAAGTATTATTTACAATTTGACCTGGTTCCCAGTCTA of the Diadema setosum chromosome 16, eeDiaSeto1, whole genome shotgun sequence genome contains:
- the LOC140240298 gene encoding heparan sulfate glucosamine 3-O-sulfotransferase 5-like → MVRYQFPIIVISCVAIFTLLSYSDLSTSKSFLGTVLLNTPFVSGDEHNLNKSTALSQHVPEHSITRGISLDYNSSAHSAGTDSTPSRAADIKQCYVYYPSFKRPLPEAFWVVRQCKRRIPRAMVVGYKKCGTGTLSRFLDLHPAVSISHELKFPADDVDNASVSEWVSQMPLSSQYQLPMTENPQFLIGYRRIFLALKPVLPKDAKFLVILRDPVQRAVSDYIHDLTHLGAPTNTSEPFEHTFKGDIFRDTFERTVFNPETHQLESEKRIIQQSKYIESIRSVLSVYRRKQFYFIDGNAFADDPFPIMRDIERFLGLPTFYARSHFIRDVERGFFCANVTERPDFRCMQPGKGRPHPNVSDDALKELYDFYRPYNRALSEEIGIHFPWLNS